The DNA region AACTCCTGCTGGGTCAGCGGCTCGAACGCGAGCTGCGTGATGATGTCGTCCCTGGGGTGCTTGCGCCGCTCGGCGGCCAGGCGGCGCCCGAACTCGAACATCTCCAGCGCGGCCGGCGAGGAGAACGGCAGGTGGCGGTGCGCGTCGTCGTCGGCGACCTTGTACTCCGGGTCCTGGTTGCCGAGCAGGCGGTCGCCGATCTCGATGATGATCCGGCGCTCGTCCTGCGGGACGCCGAGGATCTCGGCGAAGACCTGCATCGGGATCTCCGACGAGATCTCGCGCACGAAGTCGAACTCGCCCTTGGGGAGAGCGACATCCAGCACTTCGCGCGTGACCTTGCGGACCTGCTCCTCCCAGACGTGTACCGCGCGCGGCGTGAAGCGGCGGGCGATCAGCCCGCGCAGCTCGTCGTGGCGCGGCGGGTCCATGTCGATCATCGACTTGCGCGCCTCGACGTACTGGGGCTCCAGGTCCTCCAGCGACGTGCCGCCCAGCTCGGACGAGAACAGCTCGACGTTGCGATGGACGAAGCGGATGTCCTCGTAGCGCGTCACCGCCCAGAAGCCCTTGCCGCCGTCGGGCTCGGGGTTCCAGTACACGGGCGCCTCGCGGCGCAGCTCGGCGAACGCCTCGTACGGCACGCCCGGCAGGAACGCGTCGTGGTCGGAGAGGTCGATGTGGCTCAGGGTCTGGGAAGTCATGGTGATTGCCTCGCTCTACAGGTGGTGCACGTACTCGGCGATCTCCCAATCGGAGACCCAGGCGCGGTGGCGTTCGACCTCGAAGCGCTTGACCGCCAGGAAGTCGCGGACGATCTCGGGGCCGAGCGCGGCGGTCAGGACCGTGTCGGCCTCGAGCGCGTCGAGCGCGTCCTCGAGGTCGTCGGGCAGGCGCGTGCCCGCGTGCTCGGGGTCGGCGCGGTAGGCGTCGCCGGTGACCGGCGCGGGCGGCGCGACCCTGCGGCGGATGCCGTCCTCGCCGGCGGCCAGGACCGCGGCGATCGCCAGGTACGGGTTCGCCGCCCCGTCGCCGACGCGCAGCTCGATCCGGGCGGCCTTGCCGCGCTCCGGCGGAACGCGCACGAACGTGGAGCGGTTGTCCCAGCCCCAGTTGGCGTGCGTCGGCGCCAGCGAGTCCGGCTGGATGCGCCGGTAGGCGTTGATGGTGGGGTTGAGGATCGCCATCAGCGCGGTCGCGTGCTCCAGCACGCCGCCGATGAACCAGCGCGCCTCGTCGCTGACGCCGTCGGCGTCGTCGGACTTGTTGAAGGCGTTGGCGCCGTCGCGGTTCAGCGACAGGTGCAGGTGCGTGCCCGAGCCGCCCTGGTCGTTGAACGGCTTGCCCATGAACGTCGCCAGCAGCCCGTTCATCGCGGCGATGTCCTTGACGGCCATCTTGAGCATGAACGCGCGGTCGGCGGCGGTCAGCGCGTCGGCGTGGCGCAGGTTGATCTCGTACTGCGAGTTCATGTACTCGTGGTTGACCGCGAAGACCTCGAGGCCCAGCTCCGCCAGCTGCTCGGTCATCCGGCGCACGAACCCGCCCGGATCGGCCTGCTGGCCGACCGTGTAGACCATCGACAGGTTGTCAACGACGCGGGCGATGCCGTTCTCGGCGTTCTCGTCGCGCTTGAGCAGGAAGAACTCCAGCTCGGGCCCGACGATCGCGTCCAGGCCCAGCTCGGACAGGCGCGCGGCCGCGCTGCGGACGGCGCCGCGCGGGTCGGAGATCGCCTCGCCGCCCTCGGCCGGCTCCAAGTTGCTGAGGCAGACCGTGACGCCCGGATCCCACGGCAGCGGCGCCATCGTCGCGAGGTCGGGGCGCGCGGTCAGGTCCGGGTAGCCCTCCTCGCCGCCGCGCACGGGCGTGTGGCGCAGGTCGGTGCCCATGACCGCCGAGCAGAAGCACAGCCCGGACTCGATCGCGTGGTCGAACTCACCGATCGGGATGTCCTTGCCGCGGGCGACGCCGTGGAGGTCGGGGTACAGGAC from Conexibacter woesei Iso977N includes:
- a CDS encoding cytochrome P450, giving the protein MTSQTLSHIDLSDHDAFLPGVPYEAFAELRREAPVYWNPEPDGGKGFWAVTRYEDIRFVHRNVELFSSELGGTSLEDLEPQYVEARKSMIDMDPPRHDELRGLIARRFTPRAVHVWEEQVRKVTREVLDVALPKGEFDFVREISSEIPMQVFAEILGVPQDERRIIIEIGDRLLGNQDPEYKVADDDAHRHLPFSSPAALEMFEFGRRLAAERRKHPRDDIITQLAFEPLTQQEFDVYFVLLATAGNETTRHTITHGLLGLLEHPEELEKLRNAGDDEALRKTAAEEMLRWATPVHHFRRTAAQDVELAGAEIKAGDKVTTWFVSGNRDETVFDDPDRFDIARSPNPHMAFGPGGIHHCMGAHLAKMEVRIAFEELLARVDSIELAGPPERLRSNFFNGIKRLPVKVTT
- a CDS encoding glutamine synthetase family protein, whose product is MQTTASSAVQLNGSANPPEPAAVPTTSIRVLYPDLHGVARGKDIPIGEFDHAIESGLCFCSAVMGTDLRHTPVRGGEEGYPDLTARPDLATMAPLPWDPGVTVCLSNLEPAEGGEAISDPRGAVRSAAARLSELGLDAIVGPELEFFLLKRDENAENGIARVVDNLSMVYTVGQQADPGGFVRRMTEQLAELGLEVFAVNHEYMNSQYEINLRHADALTAADRAFMLKMAVKDIAAMNGLLATFMGKPFNDQGGSGTHLHLSLNRDGANAFNKSDDADGVSDEARWFIGGVLEHATALMAILNPTINAYRRIQPDSLAPTHANWGWDNRSTFVRVPPERGKAARIELRVGDGAANPYLAIAAVLAAGEDGIRRRVAPPAPVTGDAYRADPEHAGTRLPDDLEDALDALEADTVLTAALGPEIVRDFLAVKRFEVERHRAWVSDWEIAEYVHHL